A single Amia ocellicauda isolate fAmiCal2 chromosome 9, fAmiCal2.hap1, whole genome shotgun sequence DNA region contains:
- the pbdc1 gene encoding protein PBDC1 isoform X1: MASGTGLHSLGVEGASAAAHALSLPAEAYGNDPQLEMMWAMKAYQHAEIYFNLISSVDPKFLKLTKVDDMIFTEFRKTFSDLNIQVLNPDDLKSEESKEKWRPFCNQFDGIVEDFNYGTLLRLDCQKDYTEENTIFATRIQFFAIEIARNREGYNGAVFEASTKAKLKSKEEQS, translated from the exons ATGGCTTCAGGAACAGGGTTGCACTCTTTG gGTGTGGAAGGAGCATCAGCTGCAGCTCACGCCTTGTCCCTGCCCGCGGAAGCCTACGGAAATGAT CCTCAACTGGAAATGATGTGGGCAATGAAAGCCTATCAGCATGCCGAAATTTACTTTAAT ctCATCTCCTCTGTCGATCCGAAATTCCTGAAGCTTACAAAAGTTGACGACATGATTTTCACTGAATTCAGAAAGACCTTCAGTGACTTGAATATTCAAGTTTTGAACCCAGATGATCTCAAATCAGAGGAATCCAAGGAG AAGTGGAGGCCCTTTTGCAATCAGTTTGATGGTATAGTCGAAGACTTCAACTACGGCACACTCTTGAGACTTGACTGTCAGAAAGACTATACTGAAGAAAACACAATTTTTG CTACAAGGATCCAGTTCTTTGCCATTGAAATAGCAAGGAACAGAGAAGGCTACAACGGTGCAGTTTTTGAGGCCAGTACCAAAGCCAAACTGAAGAGCAAAGAGGAACAAAGTTGA
- the pbdc1 gene encoding protein PBDC1 isoform X2: MFRGVEGASAAAHALSLPAEAYGNDPQLEMMWAMKAYQHAEIYFNLISSVDPKFLKLTKVDDMIFTEFRKTFSDLNIQVLNPDDLKSEESKEKWRPFCNQFDGIVEDFNYGTLLRLDCQKDYTEENTIFATRIQFFAIEIARNREGYNGAVFEASTKAKLKSKEEQS, from the exons ATGTTCAgg gGTGTGGAAGGAGCATCAGCTGCAGCTCACGCCTTGTCCCTGCCCGCGGAAGCCTACGGAAATGAT CCTCAACTGGAAATGATGTGGGCAATGAAAGCCTATCAGCATGCCGAAATTTACTTTAAT ctCATCTCCTCTGTCGATCCGAAATTCCTGAAGCTTACAAAAGTTGACGACATGATTTTCACTGAATTCAGAAAGACCTTCAGTGACTTGAATATTCAAGTTTTGAACCCAGATGATCTCAAATCAGAGGAATCCAAGGAG AAGTGGAGGCCCTTTTGCAATCAGTTTGATGGTATAGTCGAAGACTTCAACTACGGCACACTCTTGAGACTTGACTGTCAGAAAGACTATACTGAAGAAAACACAATTTTTG CTACAAGGATCCAGTTCTTTGCCATTGAAATAGCAAGGAACAGAGAAGGCTACAACGGTGCAGTTTTTGAGGCCAGTACCAAAGCCAAACTGAAGAGCAAAGAGGAACAAAGTTGA
- the npm2b gene encoding nucleoplasmin-2b → MASAAGANKPEKPISTIWGCELNDKNKTATFATDDSKHQHQLALRTMCLGADAKDEFNIVELVPNQEEGPHMKPVPLATLKSSIMPTVNLSGFELSPPVTFRLKAGSGPVYVSGEHIAVEEDYSFDEDLEEEEEEEDGEEEEEIEESPPKPVKATKNAAAGKRKKPEKEEEEMPTDDENSPPKKGKGRGRKPAAKK, encoded by the exons ATGGCTTCAGCAGCAGGCGCTAACAAACCGGAAAAACCTATTTCAACTATATGGG gTTGCGAATTGAACGACAAAAACAAGACGGCCACGTTTGCGACCGACGACTCCAAGCACCAGCACCAGCTGGCTCTGAGAACT atgtGCCTGGGTGCCGACGCGAAAGACGAGTTTAACATCGTCGAGTTAGTCCCAAACCAGGAGGAAGGACCGCACATGAAACCGGTGCCATTAGCGACGCTGAAATCCTCCATAATGCCAACG GTGAATCTGTCTGGGTTTGAACTCTCCCCGCCGGTAACGTTTAGATTGAAAGCTGGCTCTGGACCAGTGTATGTTAGTGGAGAGCATATTGCAG TGGAAGAGGATTACTCTTTTGACGAAGAcctggaagaggaagaggaagaggaggatggtgaagaggaggaggagattgAGGAGTCTCCACCAAAACCTGTAAAGGCTACAAAAAATGCTGCTGCAGGCAAG AGAAAGAAGCCGGAAAAAGAGGAGGAAGA AATGCCTACAGATGATGAGAACAGTCCGCCTAAAAAG GGAAAGGGAAGGGGAAGAAAGCCAGCAGCCAAGAAGTAG